In Miscanthus floridulus cultivar M001 unplaced genomic scaffold, ASM1932011v1 os_2496_1_2, whole genome shotgun sequence, the DNA window catggtcgagtagactgaacatgaattgggcaaacacctatgtactcatgtagaacctaacatgatgcctttcaaggtctgaacaatattactaataatctaacttatacatgtatgtatcctactctcttctaggttctaacatgatagtgttgactgtagcacaatctgaactgaaaaagcctttcaagatgaagagtgactcacaggagtgccgtcgcgcggaggtggaggcaccaacggtatcatcggcggcggcggaggcggtggaggctggcccatgctctgagaaaagctggccatgtactcgtaccaggccttctgcgactgctggaaggcctcaagctgggcctgcactcgcgccctctcctgtgccaactcggcctggtgcgatagctggagggcctgaaactggctctgtgaggcctgctgtgactcctgcagggcttcaatctgggcctacaattatttatcacatagttagaatgcaaatatagaacgggtagaaaatgaatggacaacgaatgcaacagaactaacctggagtgctaccacctggggctgtgagcgtgggcgtatggccgggctcgaactcgtgctccgggctctaatctgggcgagtgtctgagtgttggccgtgtctatggtgttgttgcccatatagtacctcccgtgtggcttacctggtcccaacctcatgacgatgtcaccctcgaggtcagcggtgctcggatcaaattctggcccatggatctctctcgccatcgccatgtactcgctgaggcgactgtgcacgctcaggttactgtatgcctcaggcgggtcctccgggttgtagacgaggtcggggtcctttgccttgcccttgtgtgccaaggcatatgccttgaacgaggcgcactcctggccggggtggaaccgcgtctgcaggaagaagcacaacaataagatattatgcattcagaagttagcgtagcaacaacgaaatgaaatccacgtacatatctggctgcatattccttgagggtagttggcccttgtttgtgcgaggaaccctgcatcatcgcacggcaacgtgagcgtacggcgtgatattgctcgtactcctcactcaaccacgtgtccacaatggcctcccagcagttgtccatccccgcacaccaagcaggaggcacctgcacatacacgagcacatgacaaatcataaatcaatttcagtgcaattaatcacagacgatgtaatctcatgtttaccgtcaagtattgctccttagttaggggcaggtgcactgcctgcgctctggtgactctgtTTCCTCTGCGGGCATAgtaaattcttctgcacaggagctttgtctcgtagaagaggtcctgcactcggtgaacacagactctgttcaccacgtcatccgcgtcctccctacgtactccctccgccaaggtgtagtaatcctacaagcaaatacagtcagtaatatacaattaatgtgatgttattatcagcatagtgcgatgaacacgtacccacagctctttcatcacccggtcggccttgctgttataacacctgccagctcgatcagtctaatcgctggcggcgtgccagtgggaccacttcatggcgggctgcacaacaccatcgatcctcaccatcccggggtagtttgccctgcacagaagacccaggatcccgtttactcggcgagagtgactccctgggatcaccatttcccaatccctgcacaaagttattgagattgaatattagtttctgttataacttaaaaacctgtgaattagtgttaacatgcaaaaattacttacttagttccggatggtcgaatcactggccgtctctgtatgggtaagtctgggaggcgcgacgaccctcgcagccaaaccgtaggcaccccattttcctctgccACCAAGTCGGCATCCTCCTCGCGCTCAACCCGCTCGAAAGCATCCtccctccgtgcctcctccaccgcctccgctatctcctccctggtctcctcctcctcctcatcctcctccgtggcCGCTACGAACTCGTGGTCATCgtcctgtggaggaggtgtcggctctcgacgccctcgtcgtcgccgtcctcctcctccaccctgggctcctccttcatcctgggctccacctccctgggcacgccctcgtcgtcgtcctcctcctcctccctgggcacgccctccaccctcagtctgtgcacgccctcctcctccaccctggctggacccctcgccaccagccattaaggtcataaccgacctaagcttcctgattccaccgcccaccatcaatcacctacaacaaaaggaataaactatcagtacgcatatacaaaagtaaatgtatcatacatgtataaaagagatgcaaaataagtaaatatatcatacatgtataaaagagatgcaaaataagtaaatgtatcatacatgtataaaattgccataagtactacagatcttacatgtactagaaataatcatcaagatcatcgataggtgggccaaaaatctcatcatcgctattgtcgacgtaattatgatcgtctctcaaagtctcatcactagcgacactgcctgaatggtgttgctcaagtaataacaagtccttcgcgttgtgaacctcctctccatcatccccgtcaacaatgatcgtatcattgtctacttccattgcgagatctacatctaagacaatctcaaaactcccttctaatccttcttcttgaaagaactctccgtcatatgtgtttgcatcgatgttataatcatcatcgtttgggacgggtactttaccatgcggcgataccttgtacacaacatcatacgccttaagacggtctttggtttggcaccggtatgagagataataaacttgcgtggcctgttgggccacaatgtacacgtcgtctcctaacaagacggatgactttagaact includes these proteins:
- the LOC136535064 gene encoding uncharacterized protein, producing the protein MGNNTIDTANTQTLAQIRARSTSSSPAIRPRSQPQAQIEALQESQQASQSQFQALQLSHQAELAQERARVQAQLEAFQQSQKAWYEYMASFSQSMGQPPPPPPPPMIPLVPPPPRDGTPGPSTAGSNNDQDLDLSPFLGRAPTM